Proteins encoded in a region of the Melospiza georgiana isolate bMelGeo1 chromosome 2, bMelGeo1.pri, whole genome shotgun sequence genome:
- the GPKOW gene encoding LOW QUALITY PROTEIN: G-patch domain and KOW motifs-containing protein (The sequence of the model RefSeq protein was modified relative to this genomic sequence to represent the inferred CDS: inserted 3 bases in 3 codons; deleted 2 bases in 1 codon; substituted 3 bases at 3 genomic stop codons) — MMAGRGAGAAKGTRGTLGPGPVSFVLSHRAEQRWPLPVGPCVVPHDSDTETDSDFLTAAEDRELXSARPALLRPKXLVIPLLPHPHLRNPERPVPTHIPPPLLXHPQHGPHQAGAAXDLPWVEAQAVQELLXKAGHSQEKPERGSGSLIVIPLQLPDKDVATGLLPTPQDYEAMPMGXFGLAMLQGMCWSAAVTDTLELQYELACEAAKWDPTLDSLLSSGGTCSTIGIDCIRGGSTVPPLSID; from the exons atGATGGCAGGCAGGGGTGCGGGGGCAGCCAAGGGGACCAGGGGAACCTTGGGGCCGGGGCCAGTGTCGTTTGTGCTTAGCCACAGGGCGGAGCAGCGGTGGCCGCTGCCCGTGGGACCCTGCGTAGTGCCC CATGACAGCGACACCGAGACCGACAGTGACTTCTTGACAGCAGCAGAAGACCGGGAGC CCAGTGCCCGGCCAGCCCTGCTGCGCCCAAAGTAGCTGGTGATCcccctgctgccccatccccactTGAGGAACCCGGAGCGCCCTGTGCCCACACACATTCCACCCCCGCTGCTGTGACACCCCCAGCATGGACCCcaccaggctggggctg tggatCTCCCCTGGGTGGAGGCTCAGGCGGTGCAGGAGCTCCTGTAgaaggcagggcacagccaggagaaGCCTGAGAGGGGCTCTGGATCCCTCATTGTTATCCCCCTCCAGCTGCCCGACAAAGATGTTGCCACAGGGCTGCTGCCGACCCCCCAGGACTACGAGGCCATGCCCATGG AGTTCGGGCTGGCCATGCTGCAGGGTATGTGCTGGAGTGCTGCTGTGACAGACACGCTGGAACTTCAGTATGAACTGGCATGCGAGGCAGCAAAATGGGACCCCACTCTTGACAGTTTGCTGTCATCTGGAGGGACATGCAGTACAATTGGAATTGACTGCATCAGAGGTGGAAGCACAGTCCCACCACTTTCTATAGActga